The following coding sequences are from one Halomicrobium zhouii window:
- a CDS encoding GNAT family N-acetyltransferase — protein sequence MEITTGTVDDVDAVVDQWVSLARGQREYDSHIAPERNRATVREATLRRIVADELLVAREDGELAGFVMFTVESGQYEQDVQRGVVQNLYVAPPYRRQGIGTRLLAATEERFADSGVDRVALNVMAANEDARRFYRRHGYEPHRVELEKPVESDTL from the coding sequence ATGGAGATAACCACGGGTACGGTCGACGACGTCGACGCCGTCGTCGACCAGTGGGTCTCGCTCGCGCGTGGGCAGCGCGAGTACGACTCCCACATTGCCCCCGAGCGCAACCGGGCCACGGTCAGGGAGGCGACGCTCCGGCGGATCGTCGCCGACGAACTGCTGGTGGCCCGCGAGGACGGGGAACTGGCCGGTTTCGTCATGTTCACCGTCGAGTCCGGGCAGTACGAACAGGACGTCCAGCGTGGCGTCGTCCAGAACCTCTACGTCGCTCCGCCTTACCGGCGACAGGGAATCGGGACGCGCCTGCTCGCCGCGACCGAGGAGCGCTTCGCCGACAGCGGTGTCGACCGCGTCGCGCTCAACGTGATGGCCGCCAACGAGGACGCCCGTCGGTTCTATCGTCGCCACGGGTACGAACCCCACCGCGTCGAACTGGAGAAGCCGGTCGAAAGCGATACCCTCTAA
- a CDS encoding CBS domain-containing protein, translated as MNRDVTVQEVMDREFVAASESDNALETVELMIREEAEPAIVLRGSEPVGVLSDRDVLEVVVDDDTNPTTVNVGDAMTESVPTITPEYTLAEARDRMAARSTKWLVVSSGGKPDGIVTEHDVLSSSTIGTEIDAANGASEEDSHLVDASTSTTASDAGAAEAGGFEDQGICEKCGSLSRDLSAFNGQLLCADCRDI; from the coding sequence ATGAACAGGGACGTGACAGTGCAGGAGGTGATGGACCGGGAGTTCGTCGCCGCCAGCGAATCAGACAACGCGCTCGAAACAGTCGAACTGATGATCCGCGAAGAGGCCGAACCGGCCATCGTCCTCCGCGGGTCGGAGCCGGTCGGCGTCCTCTCCGACCGCGACGTCCTCGAAGTTGTGGTCGACGACGACACGAATCCGACGACGGTCAACGTCGGCGACGCGATGACGGAGTCGGTGCCGACCATCACTCCCGAGTACACGCTCGCCGAGGCGCGCGACCGGATGGCGGCCCGGTCGACGAAGTGGCTCGTCGTCTCCAGCGGGGGAAAGCCGGACGGCATCGTCACCGAGCACGACGTCCTCAGCAGTTCGACCATCGGCACCGAGATCGACGCCGCCAACGGGGCGAGCGAGGAGGACTCCCACCTCGTCGACGCCAGCACCAGCACGACAGCCTCTGACGCGGGTGCTGCCGAAGCCGGCGGGTTCGAAGACCAGGGGATCTGTGAGAAGTGCGGATCGCTCAGCCGCGACCTCTCGGCGTTCAACGGCCAGCTCCTCTGTGCCGACTGTCGCGACATCTGA
- a CDS encoding GTP cyclohydrolase III gives MTNTQVTHIQIDNYGPWTVTPEPRREVDLQTLQSRLFADLSQLFGNRDGYVFFTRFDNMIAVSNGLDMDDHALIQESVGNRYPVTMSLSVATGTDPVSALGTATEQLQDAGSAQDEHRREILRGRHIEEEFRTVDDLQIAHFDVNDATGEYTDQLNEFDTFIHIEQGYAELMRYMRQAHDSLSFFVGGDNVIAVCPDLAAPDYQDAIDHVRDEVDVDLKVGVGRGRVASDAGMVAKHALERCRATGADVEIGD, from the coding sequence GTGACGAACACGCAGGTGACGCACATACAGATCGACAACTACGGCCCCTGGACCGTCACGCCGGAACCGCGGCGGGAAGTCGACCTCCAGACGCTACAGTCCCGGCTCTTCGCCGACCTCTCGCAGCTGTTCGGGAACCGCGACGGCTACGTCTTCTTCACCAGGTTCGACAACATGATCGCCGTCTCGAACGGGCTCGATATGGACGACCACGCCCTCATCCAGGAGTCCGTCGGGAACCGGTATCCGGTGACGATGAGCCTCAGCGTCGCCACGGGAACCGACCCCGTCAGCGCGCTCGGAACGGCGACAGAGCAACTCCAGGACGCGGGGAGCGCCCAGGACGAACACCGCCGGGAGATACTCCGCGGTCGACACATCGAAGAGGAGTTCAGAACGGTCGATGACCTCCAGATCGCCCACTTCGACGTCAACGACGCGACCGGGGAGTACACCGACCAGCTCAACGAGTTCGACACGTTCATCCACATCGAACAGGGGTACGCAGAGCTGATGCGCTACATGCGCCAGGCCCACGACTCGCTGTCCTTCTTCGTCGGCGGCGACAATGTCATCGCAGTCTGCCCGGACCTCGCGGCGCCCGACTATCAGGACGCCATCGACCACGTCCGGGACGAGGTCGACGTCGACCTCAAGGTCGGCGTCGGACGCGGTCGGGTCGCGTCGGACGCGGGGATGGTCGCCAAACACGCGCTCGAACGGTGCCGCGCGACGGGCGCGGACGTGGAAATCGGCGACTGA
- a CDS encoding DUF5785 family protein yields MDWPHDPDGEQGSEGRRKYGHAVLAKKIDEEEDFPLSAAGYVDEFGDDPVRIDFERVVSVSEIFDYVDQEEFEDFPDFHKAVGRALREAGYWPYELEHA; encoded by the coding sequence ATGGACTGGCCCCACGACCCCGACGGCGAGCAGGGCAGCGAAGGGCGTCGCAAGTACGGACACGCCGTTCTGGCGAAGAAAATCGACGAGGAGGAGGACTTCCCGCTGTCGGCGGCGGGGTACGTCGACGAGTTCGGCGACGACCCCGTCCGCATCGACTTCGAGCGCGTCGTCAGCGTCTCCGAGATCTTCGACTACGTCGACCAGGAGGAGTTCGAGGACTTTCCGGACTTCCACAAGGCGGTCGGCCGCGCGCTTCGGGAGGCCGGCTACTGGCCGTACGAACTCGAACACGCCTGA
- a CDS encoding CARDB domain-containing protein, with the protein MWSQTTSKKRLIALPLLAILLANAAFAGTAVAEPRIWMSSASLERDATLVGEPVGVQVQLHNRGDGGVIGIDVLANGSDVASERIHVESDSDRKAVINVSFDEPGTYRIKANDKTAGTLTVTRLRVASVTERDDGQTAIVRAGGVAAGESMTANLPAQDGQPFALQRVTMTGPGSSFNRSVATYAPADGASFSVPSGQGASLVGAVEMDAISGVNTTSLRVAVDRDALNEHGLESNGVTVYRKTGDSFTPLTTEQAATTEDAIVYEASTDGGNQFVLGALTPEFAVRSADVDTEDASDGQRVVLKATVANEGQVAGDYEAEMRVDGVTVDRQNVTLQPGESKTVELDHVVTSKGEYDVGLGAERVSSVILTSDAISGSDQSDSSDTTADDTESTDGGLLDAEPSLPSLPAIGDVGTLEVGIGAGIVLLGGGLLLFVRR; encoded by the coding sequence ATGTGGTCCCAAACAACATCGAAGAAACGGCTCATCGCCCTCCCCCTCCTGGCTATACTGCTAGCCAACGCCGCCTTCGCTGGCACGGCCGTCGCGGAACCGCGTATCTGGATGTCGAGCGCGAGCCTCGAACGCGACGCGACGCTGGTCGGCGAACCGGTCGGCGTACAGGTTCAGCTTCACAACCGCGGTGACGGCGGCGTCATCGGCATCGACGTCCTGGCAAACGGATCCGACGTGGCGTCCGAACGCATCCACGTCGAGTCGGACTCCGACAGGAAGGCCGTGATCAACGTCTCCTTCGACGAACCGGGGACGTACAGGATCAAGGCCAACGACAAAACAGCGGGAACGCTCACCGTGACGCGGCTCCGGGTCGCGTCGGTCACCGAACGTGACGACGGCCAGACGGCAATCGTCCGCGCCGGTGGCGTCGCGGCCGGTGAATCGATGACCGCGAACCTCCCCGCCCAGGACGGTCAACCGTTCGCCCTCCAGCGAGTGACCATGACCGGGCCGGGGTCGTCGTTCAACCGCAGCGTTGCGACCTACGCACCGGCCGACGGCGCGTCGTTCTCTGTCCCTAGCGGTCAGGGTGCGTCGCTCGTCGGAGCGGTCGAGATGGACGCCATCTCGGGGGTCAACACGACATCGCTCCGGGTCGCCGTCGACCGCGACGCGCTGAACGAACACGGACTGGAGTCGAACGGCGTCACCGTCTACCGGAAAACCGGCGATAGTTTCACACCGCTGACGACCGAGCAGGCCGCCACGACTGAAGACGCCATCGTCTACGAGGCGTCGACCGACGGCGGGAATCAGTTCGTCCTCGGCGCGCTGACCCCCGAGTTCGCGGTCCGGTCAGCGGACGTCGACACCGAGGACGCGAGCGACGGCCAGCGGGTCGTGCTGAAGGCCACCGTCGCGAACGAGGGACAGGTCGCCGGCGACTACGAGGCCGAGATGCGCGTCGACGGGGTGACCGTCGACCGGCAGAACGTGACGCTCCAGCCCGGCGAATCGAAGACGGTCGAACTGGACCACGTCGTCACGAGCAAGGGCGAGTACGATGTCGGTCTCGGGGCCGAGCGAGTGAGTTCCGTCATCCTCACGAGCGACGCGATATCCGGCTCGGACCAGTCGGACAGTTCGGACACCACGGCAGACGACACGGAATCCACGGACGGCGGCCTGCTCGACGCGGAGCCGTCCCTCCCGTCGCTCCCGGCAATCGGTGACGTCGGAACGCTGGAAGTCGGTATCGGCGCGGGCATCGTCCTCCTCGGCGGCGGCCTGCTCCTGTTCGTCCGCCGGTAG